In Deefgea piscis, the DNA window TTTTAAGCGAAAGCGCTCGCCTTCGGGCCATACCAGCTCGATTTGCTCGGCAGGCAGTCGGCGCAATTGCATTAATAGTTCGAGGCAATCGTCGGGTGCGTCCATTTGCCATTCTTGCCCATCAGATTCGGCATTGGCTAGCGCAGTGCAGACATTGAGCACATGGTTGAGGGTGGCTTTTTCTTGGGCTAAATCACGTTCGGCTTGAACTGTTTTGCCGTCTTGCTCACCCAAAATATTGGCCGCGCCTTTGCCGGGGGTAAACCAGCCGCCATCCAGAATAGGGCGCACCAAAAACTGCAAGCGTAAGCCTTCATTGAGCGGCAATAAATGCGCGTACAACATCGTATTGCCCGGTATTGCGCTGATGTGTGCCGCTAGCTCGGGCAAGTCCGAATGAATGGCGATATGTGGCGCAATGGCCGTGATCGCGCCAACCAGTTGTGGCTTAGCTTGGGCCGGAACCATGAGGCCATTGCCAATAATGCCGGCGATTTGGCGGATGTCGGGTTTGATGCGATAGACCATCAGCCGGGTTGGGGTTTCTTTTTTCCAAACAACATCTTCACCCGCAATCACTTTAGGGTTGAGCTTGAGTGAAATCTGGCCTTTGCTTTCTTTCAGTTGTAGGGCAACTTCACCCTCAACAATATCAATGCGCACATCGGGCGCATCGGCCCAATATACTTGTGGATGGCCGATTAGCTCGAATAATGCCGATTCGTGATCAAGGGTATAGCCTGATTCGCCATAGTAGTTATGCTCTGCACGCGCATACTTCATGATGCGTTGATCTTGCGCGCTTAAGTAAGCCAAGGCGGGGTCATTGCCAATGGCCAGCCGTTTGAGTGCGACGGCGCGGCCTTTGCTCCACACACCTTTGGCGCCGAGTTTTTGCTCTCTGGGCTCGAGGGTAACGCCGCCGTGCAGTAGATTAACCAGCCAAGCTAGCCGAATATGACTGGTGGCAACTTCATTGGGTTTGGTGTTGAGCTGGCTTAACGCCGTCAGCGCCCGTGACCAAGCCGCTTCGCGTGGTAATAAATCCACCCAAGCGGTGAGTTGGCGATCGGCATGCCAATTCGGTTGCAGCAAATCATCGCTAAATGCGCGCGCCATCAACACGTCAAGCTCTTGCGTTACCCATTCGTATTCTTGCCATGCATGATGCAGTTTTTCGCACTGGGTGCGCCAATTGGCATCGAATGGATAGTCGCGCCAATACAAAATCAGTAGTTCAATCAGTCCGGCAAAGCCATAGCTGGCGGTGACGGGCTGTACTGTGGAGGTGTGGCAGGCTAAGCCCGTGGCGAGGTAATAAATCCAATCAATATGCTCGTCATACAGGCTATTGAGTTTGTCTTTTTTGCCGACTTCAAATTGCACCACCAAGCGCTTTAAATCGTCTTCGCTGCGCTCGGCGATTAAGGCCAAGCTGTAAAGCAGGCCATTGGTACCAGTAATGCCGACTTTGCGCTTATTGCTGTGTTTTTTTATTTGCTCAATCAGCAGGCCAAAACGATGAATCGCGCTGGCAAAATCCCCACGGCTGAGTCGGTTAGCGGTATCTGCTTCGGACAAGACATTGGGGTTAAGTAAGCTTGCCAGATGGGTAAATGCATCTTGATCGCCGCGTAAATGCGCCTGCCAAGCCAAGATCGAGACAAAATTGGGCAGCACCCCTTTCAGGGTGGCGCAATGATTGAGGGCGTAATCGTATTGCGCTTTGGCGGGGGCTAATAAATTGCTGGCAAAATACAAGAAATTCACCAGCAGCAAGGCCTGAACTTCAACGTTGAGCGTGGCAAAGTGGCGCACACCCAGTGGATGGCTAAAGAAAAAATGCACCGGATGCTGCTCCAGCGCCGCTAACGACATGCCGCTGGTGCTAAATGCTTCGAGATCGGTAGTCAGTAGCGATTCATCACCCAATAGCGCAGAAAACACGCACAGCGTGGCGTAGCTTTGTCTGGACGTGCTTTCCCAATATTGCACCACGGGCTTGGTTTGTGCTGCGGCATTGACCCAGTCGAGTAGATTTTCACGCTGGTTTAATTGCGCCAACAGCGGCCATTGCAAGCCTTCGTTGAGCTCAAAACCGACCACGTCGTTTTTAATCCATTGAGTGATCAGTAAGCGCCCTAAGGTGGCCTTGACCGATGGAATATCGAGTGCAATGGCCGGTTCAAACGGCGTAATTAGGGACAGCCGTTTGAGTAACTCAATGATCCGAGTTTGCCCAAGGCCTTTGCCATAGACGGCAAAGGCATATAAAAATGGTAGGTCTTGTGGGGGTATATCGCTGAGTGATTTGTTTTTCAAAAGAGCCAAGGCAATACCTATTTATTGTATGAATGAGGAGTGCGGCGCGATGCGGCAAAGGCGAGGCCATGCCGCGGGAGTTACACTAGTTCGCGGATCAGCTCGGTAATTCGGGCGGTGCGTAAGGTGCTGGTCGGCCAATCGCCCTCAATACGCAGCTTGTCTTGCCCTTGCAGTTTGTAGTTCTTTTTGTTTTGAATCAGTTTGATGATTTTCATTGGCTCAACAACGGTGTTTTGTGTGAAATGAATAATGATCGCGGTTTCAGCGGCATCGATTTTGCTAATGCCCAGCGGCTTGGCGAGCATGCGTAAGCGATGGCAATCGAGCAGCACTTTGGCTGCATCAGGCAGTAAGCCAAAGCGATCCACCAGTTCTTGGTGAATATCATTGAGCTCGTCTTTTTCGTCGCTACTTGCTAAGCGTTTATACAGCGACAAACGCTCATTCACATCCGGGCAGTAGTCTTCTGGCAATAGCGCCGGTGAATGCAAATTGATTTCAGTGGTGACGCCCAGCGGTTGCGACAAATCAGGCTCTTTACCGGCTTTGAGCGCTTTGACCGCTTCTTTGAGCATTTGCGAGTACAGCGCAAAGCCAATTTCATGCATTTCACCCGATTGTGAGTCGCCCAGTACTTCACCCGCGCCGCGAATCTCTAAATCGTGCATCGCCAGATAAAAACCAGAGCCGAGTTCTTCCATCATCTGAATTGCTTCAAGGCGCTTTTTGGCGTCGCTGCTAATGCTTTCCACATCTGGAATCAGCAAGTAGGCATACGCTTGATGGTGTGAGCGACCAACACGGCCCCGCATTTGGTGCAATTGCGCCAAGCCAAATTTATCGGCGCGATTCATCAAAATCGTATTGGCGTTTGGAATGTCGATGCCGTTTTCGATAATGGTTGAGCACAGCAATAGATTAAAACGCTGCTGGGTAAAATCGCGCATCACGTGTTCTAGCTCGCGGCCACGCATTTGGCCGTGCGCCACGCCGATGCGCGCTTCGGGTAGTAGTGCGGCGAGTTTTTCGCGCATGTTTTCAATGGTGTCGACTTCGTTGTGTAAGAAAAACACTTGCCCACCGCGCTTGAGTTCGCGCAGTACGGCTTCACGAATAATGCCGTCAGAGAATTTAGACACAAAGGTTTTAACGGCCAAGCGTTTGTTGGGCGCGGTGGCAATCACTGAAAAATCACGCAAGCCTTCTAAACTCATCGCCAAGGTGCGCGGAATCGGCGTTGCGGTGAGCGTGAGTACGTCGACATTGGCGCGTAGCGCTTTGAGCTGCTCTTTTTGTCTGACGCCAAAACGATGCTCTTCGTCGATGATAACGAGGCCCAGTTGTTTAAACACTACGTCGGGCTGGACTAATTTGTGCGTACCAATGACGATGTCGACACTGCCGTCAGCCAGCCCCGCAATCGCTGCCGCAGTTTCTTTGCCCGAGCGAAAGCGCGATAGCTCGGCGACCTTGATCGGCCAATCCGAAAAGCGATCGACAAAGGTCTGAAAATGTTGCTCGGCCAAAAGAGTGGTTGGGACTAAAACGGCAACTTGCTTGCCACCGGCCACCGCAGCAAAAGCCGCGCGTAGCGCCACTTCGGTTTTGCCAAAGCCGACGTCGCCACACACCAAGCGATCCATCGGTTGCTTGACGCGCATATCGACCAAAACTGCTTCGATGGCGCCAGCTTGATCGGCGGTTTCTTCAAAGCCAAAGCCCGCCGCAAAGGCTTCGTAATCGTGCGGACTCCATTCAAACGCATGGCCTTCACGCGCCGCGCGGCGCGCGTAGAGATTGAGTAATTCGGCCGCGGTATCGCGCACTTGTTCGGCGGCTTTGCGCTTGGTTTTTTCCCACGAGCCTGAGCCGAGTTTATGCATCGGCGCTGAGTCTGAAGCGCCACCAGAATAGCGAGAAATGACGTGTAATTGGCTGACCGGCACATACAGCTTGTCATTGCCTGAGTATTCAATCAGTAGCAACTCGGTTGGCCCGTCGCCTAAGTCCATCGACGTGAGGCCCATATAGCGACCAATACCGTGCGCTTCGTGCACCACTGGATCGCCAATTTTTAGCTCGGATAAATCGCGCAGCATGGCGTCGGTATTGCTGCGTTTTTGTTGTTTTTTACCGCGACTTTGAATCACGGATGGATAGAGGTCGGCCTCAGTAATGATGGCGATGGATTCGCTGCGCCATTCAAAACCACGAAACAGCGGCGAGGCGAGCAATAGCGCGTGCGCTTTGCTGTCTAAAGCGGCTTGCCAATTCTCGACCAAGGTCGGTTTAAAGCCGTATTCGGCAAAAAACTGCAGCATGGTTTCACGTCGACCTAGGCTTTCGGCGCTCAGCACAATTTTGCCCGGATAGTGCTCAACAAAATCATTGAGTCGACGGATTGGATTGTCGTTACGACGATCCACATCGAGTGCCGGTAGCGGTTGGGTGAGACTGGTTTCACCGTCACCCAGCTCAATACGGCGATAGTTTTTGATGTGGCTAAATAACAGGTCTGGCGCGACAAATAGCGTGCGTGGTGGCAGCAGTGGACGATCTTTGTCGCCATAGCTCAGTTTGTGCCGTTCAGCAATATCTTGCCAGTATTGCTCTGCAGCCCCCATTAATGGGCCGTGTAAGACTAATACTGCCTCTTTGGGGAGGTAGTCAAAAACAGTGGCCGTGTGCTCAAAAAATAGTGGTAAGTAATACTCGATGCCGGCAGGAATTACGCCGTTTGAAATGTCTTTGTAGAGTCGGGCTTTGGATGGATCGCCTTCAAACGCTTCGCGAAAGTTTTGGCGGAATAATTTACAACCGGCTTCATCGGTCGGGAATTCCCTGGCCGGGAGTAAACGAATTTCCGGAACGGGGTAGAGGCTGCGCTGAGTGTCTACGTCAAAGGTGCGAATCGATTCGATTTCATTGTCGAATAAATCAATTCGAAACGGCAGCGTGCTGCCCATAGGAAATAAATCAATTAAGCCACCGCGAATCGAAAATTCACCGGGCCCATACACTTGGGTGACGTGGTTGTAACCAGCAAAGGCCATGTCGGCGCGCAACTGATCGGCGTCAAACGCATCGCCTTTTTTAATGAAGAAAGTCGTGGCGGTTAAAAATTCAACGGGCGGTAACACCCCCATCGCCGTTTGTAGCGGCACGATGAGCACGTCAACGGCGTTTTGCCGAGCTTGCCACAGCGTGGCTAGCCGCTCGCTAATCAGGTCAGAATGGGGGGAGAAATGATCGTAAGGCAGCGTTTCCCAATCG includes these proteins:
- a CDS encoding DEAD/DEAH box helicase; translation: MALLKNKSLSDIPPQDLPFLYAFAVYGKGLGQTRIIELLKRLSLITPFEPAIALDIPSVKATLGRLLITQWIKNDVVGFELNEGLQWPLLAQLNQRENLLDWVNAAAQTKPVVQYWESTSRQSYATLCVFSALLGDESLLTTDLEAFSTSGMSLAALEQHPVHFFFSHPLGVRHFATLNVEVQALLLVNFLYFASNLLAPAKAQYDYALNHCATLKGVLPNFVSILAWQAHLRGDQDAFTHLASLLNPNVLSEADTANRLSRGDFASAIHRFGLLIEQIKKHSNKRKVGITGTNGLLYSLALIAERSEDDLKRLVVQFEVGKKDKLNSLYDEHIDWIYYLATGLACHTSTVQPVTASYGFAGLIELLILYWRDYPFDANWRTQCEKLHHAWQEYEWVTQELDVLMARAFSDDLLQPNWHADRQLTAWVDLLPREAAWSRALTALSQLNTKPNEVATSHIRLAWLVNLLHGGVTLEPREQKLGAKGVWSKGRAVALKRLAIGNDPALAYLSAQDQRIMKYARAEHNYYGESGYTLDHESALFELIGHPQVYWADAPDVRIDIVEGEVALQLKESKGQISLKLNPKVIAGEDVVWKKETPTRLMVYRIKPDIRQIAGIIGNGLMVPAQAKPQLVGAITAIAPHIAIHSDLPELAAHISAIPGNTMLYAHLLPLNEGLRLQFLVRPILDGGWFTPGKGAANILGEQDGKTVQAERDLAQEKATLNHVLNVCTALANAESDGQEWQMDAPDDCLELLMQLRRLPAEQIELVWPEGERFRLKATKSLANMKLGLKQQGDWFVVNGEVKLDDGKVLQLRQLLELLDASPGRFLKLGDNDYLALTDTFRKRLEELYAVAEPSGKDGFKVNLLASNALLELSQEVGELEADAAWRNHIAKLDQLAQHQPKVPSTLQATLRDYQLDGFQWLSRLAHWGVGACLADDMGLGKTVQTLALMLERAPQGPCLVVAPTSVALNWEAESCKFAPTLKIQAYGQQRKLDALGAFDVIITSYGLLQQDAEQFAAVHWHTVVLDEAQAIKNATTKRSQAAMALQADFRMIATGTPMENHLGELWNLFRFINPALLGSKEKFTAKYANPIEGGEKAAKQALKKLIQPFMLRRTKTQVLAELPSRTEITLRVPLSSDEQHLYEALRQQAVERLDSIDEAAKKPMQVLAEITKLRRFCCNPKLVMKDSQLIGSKLTAFAEITEELLDNQHKALVFSQFVDHLAIVREWLEQKGIAYQYLDGSTPPKKRLEAVNAFQAGEGDVFLISLKAGGSGLNLTAADYVIHLDPWWNPAVEDQASDRAHRMGQQRPVTIYRLVAEGTIEEQIVALHHNKRDLADSLLEGGDSSGKLGADALLQLLKSAV
- the mfd gene encoding transcription-repair coupling factor, giving the protein MSQLPQLPRANERLKLAQPHGSADAMLLADYAQVARPLVILTANAQEAGRLKDELSFFLPEKTVLQLPDWETLPYDHFSPHSDLISERLATLWQARQNAVDVLIVPLQTAMGVLPPVEFLTATTFFIKKGDAFDADQLRADMAFAGYNHVTQVYGPGEFSIRGGLIDLFPMGSTLPFRIDLFDNEIESIRTFDVDTQRSLYPVPEIRLLPAREFPTDEAGCKLFRQNFREAFEGDPSKARLYKDISNGVIPAGIEYYLPLFFEHTATVFDYLPKEAVLVLHGPLMGAAEQYWQDIAERHKLSYGDKDRPLLPPRTLFVAPDLLFSHIKNYRRIELGDGETSLTQPLPALDVDRRNDNPIRRLNDFVEHYPGKIVLSAESLGRRETMLQFFAEYGFKPTLVENWQAALDSKAHALLLASPLFRGFEWRSESIAIITEADLYPSVIQSRGKKQQKRSNTDAMLRDLSELKIGDPVVHEAHGIGRYMGLTSMDLGDGPTELLLIEYSGNDKLYVPVSQLHVISRYSGGASDSAPMHKLGSGSWEKTKRKAAEQVRDTAAELLNLYARRAAREGHAFEWSPHDYEAFAAGFGFEETADQAGAIEAVLVDMRVKQPMDRLVCGDVGFGKTEVALRAAFAAVAGGKQVAVLVPTTLLAEQHFQTFVDRFSDWPIKVAELSRFRSGKETAAAIAGLADGSVDIVIGTHKLVQPDVVFKQLGLVIIDEEHRFGVRQKEQLKALRANVDVLTLTATPIPRTLAMSLEGLRDFSVIATAPNKRLAVKTFVSKFSDGIIREAVLRELKRGGQVFFLHNEVDTIENMREKLAALLPEARIGVAHGQMRGRELEHVMRDFTQQRFNLLLCSTIIENGIDIPNANTILMNRADKFGLAQLHQMRGRVGRSHHQAYAYLLIPDVESISSDAKKRLEAIQMMEELGSGFYLAMHDLEIRGAGEVLGDSQSGEMHEIGFALYSQMLKEAVKALKAGKEPDLSQPLGVTTEINLHSPALLPEDYCPDVNERLSLYKRLASSDEKDELNDIHQELVDRFGLLPDAAKVLLDCHRLRMLAKPLGISKIDAAETAIIIHFTQNTVVEPMKIIKLIQNKKNYKLQGQDKLRIEGDWPTSTLRTARITELIRELV